The proteins below come from a single Halostagnicola larsenii XH-48 genomic window:
- the ahbB gene encoding siroheme decarboxylase subunit beta yields MSTLSRDWREAVDDVDAAIIDGYQSGFPVAERPFRSLGEDLGIDESDALERVRSLHEDGIFRRFGPVLNPPVIGSSTLAAVRAPENRFEEIADVINGYRQVNHNYARDHEWNMWFVVTAGSRAARDEILADIEARTGCTVLNLPMLTDYYIDLEFPVVNADRFARESLESGTDASATRISEEAVGDLSAFEADLLLAIQNGFPLSRTPYRDVAAELEADVEAVLRGIDRLLETGCIKRIGCVVNHVVTGFNANCMVVWNVPDDELDERGVRVGDRSYVTLCYHRPRRDALEWPYNLFTMIHGRDPAAVDEKIDELASEYLPVEHERLYSTKTLKQTGAQYEELVGN; encoded by the coding sequence ATGAGTACCCTCTCGAGGGACTGGCGCGAGGCGGTCGACGACGTGGACGCTGCGATCATCGACGGCTATCAGAGCGGTTTTCCGGTGGCCGAACGGCCGTTTCGGAGCCTCGGCGAGGACCTCGGAATCGACGAATCGGACGCCCTCGAGCGCGTTCGAAGCCTCCACGAGGACGGGATCTTCCGCCGGTTCGGCCCCGTTCTCAACCCGCCGGTGATCGGTTCGTCGACGCTGGCGGCCGTTCGAGCCCCCGAGAATCGATTCGAGGAGATCGCCGACGTGATCAACGGCTACCGGCAGGTCAACCACAACTACGCCCGAGACCACGAGTGGAATATGTGGTTCGTCGTCACCGCCGGCTCTCGAGCGGCCCGCGACGAAATCCTGGCGGACATCGAGGCTCGAACCGGCTGTACGGTCCTGAACCTCCCGATGCTGACCGACTACTACATCGACCTCGAGTTCCCCGTGGTCAACGCGGATCGATTCGCGCGCGAATCGCTCGAGAGCGGAACCGACGCTTCGGCGACCCGGATCAGCGAGGAGGCCGTCGGCGACCTCTCGGCGTTCGAGGCCGACCTCCTGCTCGCGATCCAGAACGGGTTCCCGCTTTCGCGAACGCCCTACCGAGACGTCGCCGCGGAGCTCGAGGCGGACGTCGAGGCGGTCCTGCGCGGGATCGACCGCCTCCTCGAGACGGGCTGTATCAAGCGCATCGGCTGCGTGGTCAACCACGTCGTGACGGGGTTCAACGCCAACTGCATGGTCGTCTGGAACGTGCCCGACGACGAACTCGACGAGCGCGGCGTTCGCGTCGGCGACCGCTCGTACGTCACGCTCTGTTATCACCGGCCGCGACGGGACGCGCTCGAGTGGCCCTACAATCTGTTTACGATGATCCACGGACGCGATCCGGCGGCCGTCGACGAGAAGATCGACGAACTCGCGAGCGAGTACCTGCCTGTAGAGCACGAGCGACTGTACTCGACGAAGACGTTGAAACAGACCGGCGCGCAGTACGAGGAACTGGTGGGGAACTGA
- a CDS encoding FAD-binding and (Fe-S)-binding domain-containing protein, which yields MATEPSDDPAADARAGYDYASTDVDRPGLVRDLENLVDCSVRFDSYSRQLYATDASPYEVTPVGVVFPESTADVARVVEYCARRGVPVLPRGGGTSLAGQTVNRAVVLDFTRHMNEIVETDPDERTATVQPGTILGTLNETLEPHDLKFAPDPAWGDKSAIGGAIGNNSTGAHSLQYGKTDAYVESCEVVLADGTVTRFGEVTLEEIDERGDPDGPLEARIYAEIARILEEDADAISEAYPDLKRNVSGYNLDRLVAEARGENLPGGEDTGEPGTVNLARVLAGSEGTLAIVTEATVSLEPVPETKSVALLCYAELRDAMTDVAPIIEHDPAAVEVLDDVLIDLARGTAEFAPVTEMLPEGTNATLLVEFYAEDDSEGRERVAELLADRCPSVTPAGASDGGVSKVDSSADDTSGNGSSGADSNTTASGDAQPVAIDALEAYEDAERAKLWKLRKSGLPILLSRTTDEKHISFIEDTAIPPERLPEFVDRFESILESHDTYATFYAHAGPGVLHVRPLVNTKTDTGIDQLRGIADDVTDLVVELGGSVSGEHGDGRARTQWNRKLYGEDLWVTFRDLKSAFDPDWLLNPGQVVFRDENPTDLRENLRFDPDYEYDAGFEPTLEWNNDNGMQGMVELCHGCGGCRGEQSTTGGVMCPTYRASHEEITSTRGRANSLRQAMSGDLPRGEQFSDEFTEEVMDLCIGCKGCAIDCPSEVDMAKLKAEVTHEYHQRNGASLRDRLFANVANLSRWGSRFAPLSNVAHRIPGSRWLLEKTVGIASDRPLPTFHSDTFSDWFERRGGTAVEEVDAEREVVLYPDTYTNYNHPEAGKAAVRVLEAADVHVTVPNGVGDTGRPAFSKGFLDKARETARDNVESLSPHLEEGRDIVLIEPSDAVMLQSDYLDLLGEDARALAERTYGVCEYLDTFRLDESISFLSPSDLEPGGDEAAADGATADGGALEHLTYHGHCHQKATAKDHHAVGVLRRAGYAVDPLDSGCCGMAGSFGYEAEHASMSNAIADVLYEQVDSSEGERVVAPGASCRSQLEGRPDAEEEPPTPIEMLANALE from the coding sequence ACGGCCGACGTCGCTCGCGTCGTCGAGTACTGCGCGAGACGCGGAGTTCCGGTCCTCCCCCGCGGCGGCGGCACGAGCCTTGCCGGACAGACGGTCAACCGCGCCGTCGTCCTCGATTTCACTCGGCACATGAACGAGATTGTAGAGACAGATCCCGACGAGCGGACCGCGACGGTCCAGCCGGGAACCATCCTGGGGACGCTCAACGAGACGCTCGAGCCCCACGACCTCAAGTTCGCACCGGACCCCGCCTGGGGCGACAAGAGCGCAATCGGCGGCGCGATCGGGAACAACTCGACCGGGGCACACTCCCTGCAGTACGGCAAAACCGACGCCTACGTCGAGTCCTGCGAGGTCGTCCTCGCGGACGGCACCGTCACCCGATTCGGCGAGGTGACCCTCGAGGAGATCGACGAGCGAGGCGATCCCGACGGCCCGCTCGAGGCGCGGATCTACGCCGAAATCGCGCGCATTCTCGAGGAGGACGCAGACGCAATTTCCGAGGCGTACCCAGACCTCAAGCGAAACGTCTCGGGGTACAACCTCGATCGATTAGTCGCCGAAGCCCGGGGAGAGAACCTTCCCGGAGGAGAAGACACCGGCGAACCGGGGACCGTCAACCTCGCGCGGGTGCTCGCCGGCAGCGAGGGAACGCTCGCGATCGTGACCGAGGCGACCGTCTCGCTCGAGCCGGTTCCCGAAACGAAGTCCGTCGCCCTGCTTTGTTACGCGGAACTTCGCGACGCGATGACGGACGTCGCGCCGATCATAGAGCACGACCCCGCCGCCGTCGAGGTGCTCGACGACGTGCTGATCGACCTCGCCCGGGGTACCGCGGAGTTCGCTCCCGTGACCGAGATGCTCCCCGAGGGAACGAACGCAACGTTGCTCGTCGAGTTCTACGCCGAGGACGATTCGGAGGGCCGAGAGCGGGTCGCCGAACTGCTCGCCGATCGATGCCCGTCGGTCACGCCCGCCGGGGCGTCCGACGGCGGCGTTTCGAAGGTGGACTCGAGTGCCGACGACACGAGCGGCAATGGCTCGAGCGGTGCTGATTCGAATACTACAGCTTCGGGCGACGCGCAACCGGTCGCGATCGACGCGCTCGAGGCCTACGAGGACGCTGAGCGGGCGAAGCTCTGGAAGCTCCGAAAATCTGGGCTTCCGATCTTGCTCTCGCGGACGACCGACGAGAAACACATCTCCTTCATCGAGGACACGGCGATCCCGCCCGAACGGCTGCCCGAGTTCGTCGACCGGTTCGAGTCGATTCTCGAGTCCCACGACACCTACGCGACCTTCTACGCCCACGCCGGGCCGGGCGTGCTCCATGTGCGGCCGCTGGTCAACACGAAGACCGATACCGGAATCGACCAGCTACGGGGCATCGCCGACGACGTGACGGACCTCGTGGTCGAACTCGGGGGCTCCGTCTCGGGCGAGCACGGGGACGGCCGCGCCCGAACGCAGTGGAATCGCAAACTCTACGGCGAGGACCTCTGGGTGACGTTCAGGGATCTCAAGAGCGCCTTCGATCCCGACTGGCTCCTGAACCCGGGGCAGGTCGTCTTCCGCGATGAGAACCCGACGGACCTCCGCGAGAACCTCAGGTTCGACCCCGACTACGAGTACGACGCCGGGTTCGAGCCGACCCTCGAGTGGAACAACGACAACGGCATGCAGGGGATGGTCGAACTCTGTCACGGCTGTGGCGGCTGTCGCGGCGAGCAGTCGACGACCGGCGGGGTGATGTGTCCGACCTACCGCGCCTCACACGAGGAGATCACGAGCACCCGCGGGCGGGCAAACTCCCTCCGGCAGGCGATGAGTGGCGATCTCCCGCGGGGCGAGCAGTTCTCCGACGAGTTCACGGAGGAGGTCATGGACCTCTGTATCGGTTGCAAGGGCTGTGCCATCGACTGCCCGAGCGAGGTCGATATGGCGAAGCTGAAAGCCGAAGTCACCCACGAGTACCACCAGCGCAACGGCGCGTCGCTTCGCGACCGACTGTTCGCCAACGTCGCGAACCTCTCGCGCTGGGGCAGTCGCTTCGCGCCGCTGTCGAACGTCGCCCACAGGATACCTGGCTCGCGCTGGCTGCTCGAGAAGACGGTCGGCATCGCGTCCGATCGGCCGCTGCCGACGTTCCACAGCGACACGTTCTCGGACTGGTTCGAACGCCGGGGCGGCACAGCCGTCGAAGAAGTCGACGCCGAGCGCGAGGTCGTGCTCTATCCAGATACGTATACCAACTACAACCACCCGGAGGCCGGAAAGGCGGCGGTTCGGGTGCTCGAGGCGGCGGACGTCCACGTCACGGTTCCCAACGGCGTCGGGGATACGGGGCGGCCCGCGTTCTCGAAGGGATTCCTCGACAAAGCGCGAGAAACCGCCCGCGACAACGTCGAGTCGCTTTCACCGCATCTCGAGGAGGGACGAGATATCGTCCTTATCGAGCCCTCCGACGCCGTCATGTTGCAGTCGGACTACCTGGACCTGCTCGGCGAGGACGCTCGAGCGCTCGCAGAGCGCACCTACGGCGTCTGCGAGTACCTCGATACCTTCCGGCTCGACGAGTCGATTTCGTTCCTGTCGCCGTCCGATCTCGAGCCGGGTGGCGACGAGGCCGCGGCCGACGGGGCGACCGCGGACGGCGGCGCGCTCGAGCACCTCACCTACCACGGTCACTGTCACCAGAAGGCGACGGCCAAAGATCACCACGCGGTCGGCGTCCTCCGGCGGGCGGGCTACGCCGTCGATCCGCTCGATTCCGGCTGCTGCGGGATGGCCGGCAGTTTCGGCTACGAAGCCGAACACGCCTCGATGAGTAACGCGATCGCCGACGTACTCTACGAGCAGGTCGACTCGAGCGAGGGCGAGCGGGTCGTCGCGCCGGGTGCCTCCTGTCGGAGCCAACTCGAGGGCCGTCCCGACGCCGAGGAGGAGCCACCGACACCGATCGAGATGCTCGCGAACGCGCTCGAGTAA